Genomic DNA from Paenibacillus sp. KS-LC4:
AATGCACCGGCAGCAGCTTCATAACGCCAGCGCTGCGCGCCAGCTTCCGAAGTCCGGCTTGCTGATACAGCCTTATAGCTCCGCCGAGAAGCCGCACCCGCTTCTGATGAGGGAAAAGCTGCTTGAACACTACGTGCCGCAGCGGCTTTACCCACCACCTGTGGCTTTCCGTATGCGCTTCAATCGCCTCCCTCGTCTGTTCAAGGAGCTGGCCATATTTCACATCTGCTGGACATGCTGGCTCGCAGGCACGGCAGCCAAGACAATGGCTCATCTGCTCCTCAAAGGACTGGTCAGGCATCATCAAACCGTCGGTAACCGCTTTCATCAATGCAATGCGACCGCGTGGCGATTCCGCTTCAATACCTGTTTCACGAAACGTTGGACATGCAGGTAGACAGAAGCCGCAGCGCATGCAATTGGTCAATTGATCCTCATCAAGCTGGAGCTTGAGCTTTCCAGCAAGCTGAAGCTGCTGCGAGCGTGGCGTAATGCACGCTGGCTCAGTTCCGTGCCGATTTATGTTTGTGGCTTTGGCTGCTTCTGTAGCTGCTGTAATTTGAACAGGCAGCCTTTCTTCCGTTTTAACCATGCTGAAGCACCACCCTCTTGCGCGACTGTTTGGCAAATATTTTGCCGGGATTGAGTAAATGATGCGGATCGAACGCCTGTTTAACGGCCTGCATCACTTCAATGCCTGCGGAGCCGACCTTCCATTCGAGATAAGGGGATTTCACTAGGCCAACGCCATGCTCGCCTGTAATCGTCCCGCCGAGCCGAATCGCTGCCTCAAAAATTTCCGCAAATGCCGCCTCAACGCGGTGAATTTCTTCCTTATCCCGGGCATCAGTCGTTGCTGTAGGATGCAGATTGCCGTCGCCCGCATGGCCGAAGGTACAGATCGTCACTTGATGCTTGCGGGCAATTCGATTAATTTCCAGCACCATTTCGGCAATTTTGGAGCGGGGCACCGTCGCATCCTCAAGAATCGTCGTTGGCCGCAAGCGTGCAAGTGCGGTAAACGCACTGCGCCTTGCTGTCAGCAGCTTGAGTGCTTCCTCTGGACTTTCAGCGATGCTAACGCTGTGCGCCTGCTCGCTTCGGCAAATCTCTTCAATCCTTGCGATGTCCCGTTCTACCATTTCCGTTTCTCCGTCCTGCTCGATGAGCAGAATCGCCTCCATATCGAGCGGCAAGCCAAGCTTGGCAAAGTCGTCGACCACCCGCACCGTTGCATTATCGAGAAATTCGAGCGTTGAAGGAATAATGCGGCTCTCAATGATTTTGGACACGGTTCGCGCTGCACCATACAAGTCCTTATACATAGCCAGCATTGTCTTCTTGTACTTTGGCGGCGGCACAAGCTTAAGCGTCGCTTCGGTAATAATCGCCAGCGTCCCTTCCGAGCCGACGAGCAGCTTGGTCAAATCATACCCCGCTACATCCTTCATCAGCTTGCCGCCGGTACGAATAATTTCGCCGCTGGCCAGCACGGCCTCCAGGCCGAGAACATAATCTTTGGTCGTGCCGTACTTGAGTCCGCGCAGCCCACCAGAGCATTCCGCAATGTTGCCGCCAATAGTTGAAATTGCCATACTGCTCGGATCGGGCGGGTAAAATAAACCGAGCGACTCCACATGGGCGATAAAAGATTTTGTAATGAGTCCGGGCTGAACAATTGCAACCAAATTTTCGAGATCAACCTCCAAAATGCGATTCATCCGGTGCATGACCATCACTACTCCGCCCTCGACGGGAACAGTCCCCCCGCATAAGTTCGTGCCTGAGCCGCGGCCAATGACGGGAATGCGATGCGTATTCAACACCTTCATAATCGCACTCACCTGCTCCGTGCTCGCAGGGTAGATAACACCATCTGGAAGCGCTTGCAGCATTGGTGTACCATCATAAGAATGAGTCACAAGCGACTGCGGATCATCTTTATAAAAATCGCTCCCCACTATAGCGAGCAGTTGTTGGCGAACTGTTTCCTGCAGCATATTGATGTCCCCTTCCATAAAATAAAGCTTCACCTATTACTCCATCAATTAATCAGGTCATCTGATGACTTTGAATTGAAAAAAGTATACACTAAAATAGATAAAAGCGAAAGCGTTATTTTGAAGCATGCTAATTCGTTGTTTGAAGGGAGTTCATATGGAGATTAGCCCAAACCGGCCGCTCAAAAGCTATGAGTGGGTCATGAATGATATTAAGCAAAAAATGGATGCAGGCTCGCTCGCCCCTGGTGATAAGCTCTCCTCGGTTGCCGATCTTGCCTCCTCTTATGGCGTTGGACAATCCACGATTCGTGAGGCATTAAGCGCGCTGCGCGCCATGGGCAGGCTGAATATTCGCCAAGGCAGCGGCACTTATGTTACCGCTCCGCCGGAGCCTGCTACCGCATCGGTACCAAGCTTTCTTTATGACGAAGCATGGATGGACCGTGCGGAAACGCTGCGCCATATTTTGGAGGTGCGCAAGGTGCTGGAAACCGGCTGCGCTGCGCTGGCTGCACGCAATCGGACCGAAGCCGATTTGACTGCTCTGGCCTCTATCTTGCAGAGCATGTTTGAACGCCTTGGCGATGAGGCCTTCAGCGAACAGGCAGATATCCGCTTCCATCAGGAGCTTGCGAAGGCGACGCATAACCCTGTGCTGCTGGAGATGATGGATGCCTTGTCCACTAAGCTCCACGAAAGCATGAAGGATACGCGGGCGCTATGGTTTTATGCCGAACGCTCAACGGCGGAGCGATTGCAAGGCGAGCACCAAGCAATCTATGATGCCATTGCTGCACAGCAGCCTACAGACGCATCCCGGCTTATGGAGGCTCATCTATCCAAGGTAGAGTCCGTGCTGCTGAACAAGCTTGTGTAATTGACCTAGCCTACCCATATTGGCAGTTGGAGGTCACTCCAGCAAACGTTGAGCCATACGACTTAATTAACGACGTTAAAAGAAAAATTTAATATCGTTAATAAATTTAAAGAGCTGCTCCGCACCCTGTTAGATAAGGCACAGAAGCTCAATAAAAGGCCGCCCCCATCAGCTTCAGCAGGTATAGCTTCCGTGCTGCCTTGGATGTACTTTCATGCTTAACGCTTGCGGAACGGTTTAGCTTGTTTTCATTGTGGTAGCTTGCGTGTTACGCTAAGCGGTACTTACAGCGAGCGTCAACGATACTTATGCAAGGATTGTATGTAGGAAAGTAAGTTTCAACGACATAAGTGGAACGCTACTTTCTGGCACTCACAGTGCTGAGAAATGGATGAAACTTATGTCTTGGAAAGTGAAAAGGGTAGAAAAGGAGGCGGCAAAGCTACAAAACGTGGAATAAATGATGAACGAGATGGCTATGTAAAAAAGGTTATTTACCATATTCAACACATTAATATCACTTTTAGTTCCGATTTCTTGAAATGAAACTCGATATTGGAGCTTGGTCTCAATTAATGTGACAGTTTATTCCTGATTTGCTCTAAATGATGAATATCATGCTCTGAAAATATACGGATGTAACTTTCAAGAGTAAATTGTCGTTTGCCAGAACCAATAGTGAATCGTATATCGTTTTTGATACTATCAATAGCCTCAATTAGTTGGCTTCGTGTAAATACAAATTCATCAATTAAAGCAACCACGCTCTTGAAGCTACTGATATACTGAATCCCTTCATTGTTGTGAATGTCATGATCAGGGAATGCAATTAGATTTGCTCCTTGCGCCATAAAAGGGATATGTTGTTCTAAAATAAATTTATCCCAATAGTACAGGTGTCCAATTATTTCTCTAATTGACCATTTCCCTTCTTTAATAGGGTCAAGCATTTTATACTCTTCCTTTTCTTTTAACATTGCTATCTCTTTAGTTGTTTCCTGATAACTAATGATTGCATTCAAGCTCATTTGATTATCTCCCCACCATATATAAAATTTGGATTCTGGAATTATTATACTTTAAAGAGATCCAACCTGTAAAGAACATATGTTCTTAATGATTGGATATTATTAATATGGGCTAGGATAGATAGCTATGATTATTTAACAACAATTTTGTAGCCTTCCTGCTGTTTTGTGCCGCGATGCTCTTGCTCATGCAGGGAGGGCTGCTCCCGCTTTCTTAGATTCAGCTTTCATCAAATGGGGCTGCTGGGTATATGCGGCTGCAGCTTGATCAGTCTAACAAATTTAATATAGCCAACCAGCTCCTTATGAATTCACGTATTCGTGAAATTAGAAGCCGCAAACTGCCTCATAAAAGCGTCCCGGCTTCCTTTAAACACATTGATATCGACGTACATGTCAATACCTGTCACATGACCACGGTTATGATATTGCCAGAACTGCCAGCCGCGCTCTTGAAGTGTCGGATGTTTTACGATGTCGCGAATCCAAATTTCATAAGCGGCAAATGCGGGTACATTTTCTATATAAGTATGATAGGTATCGTATGTCACATACAATATAGGCTTTTTGCCATACCCCGCCTCCATCCCGTCCGCTAGCACCTGCAGTTCCTTATGTATTTTAGCTTGGTCATGGTCCAGACTAATTTCCAAATCAATGACTGGGGGTAGGCTATCCGGCTCATAAGGGACTGTTTTTATAAAATGGGCCGCCTGCTCTGCTCCCGTACTCATCGTTGTGAAGAAATGGTACGCTCCCGTCAAAAAGCGCTGCTCCCTCGCTCCCTTCCAATTTGCTGCGAACCTCTTATCGGTATAATCCTTGCCCTCCGTCGCCTTCA
This window encodes:
- a CDS encoding FAD-linked oxidase C-terminal domain-containing protein; translated protein: MLQETVRQQLLAIVGSDFYKDDPQSLVTHSYDGTPMLQALPDGVIYPASTEQVSAIMKVLNTHRIPVIGRGSGTNLCGGTVPVEGGVVMVMHRMNRILEVDLENLVAIVQPGLITKSFIAHVESLGLFYPPDPSSMAISTIGGNIAECSGGLRGLKYGTTKDYVLGLEAVLASGEIIRTGGKLMKDVAGYDLTKLLVGSEGTLAIITEATLKLVPPPKYKKTMLAMYKDLYGAARTVSKIIESRIIPSTLEFLDNATVRVVDDFAKLGLPLDMEAILLIEQDGETEMVERDIARIEEICRSEQAHSVSIAESPEEALKLLTARRSAFTALARLRPTTILEDATVPRSKIAEMVLEINRIARKHQVTICTFGHAGDGNLHPTATTDARDKEEIHRVEAAFAEIFEAAIRLGGTITGEHGVGLVKSPYLEWKVGSAGIEVMQAVKQAFDPHHLLNPGKIFAKQSRKRVVLQHG
- a CDS encoding FadR/GntR family transcriptional regulator; translated protein: MEISPNRPLKSYEWVMNDIKQKMDAGSLAPGDKLSSVADLASSYGVGQSTIREALSALRAMGRLNIRQGSGTYVTAPPEPATASVPSFLYDEAWMDRAETLRHILEVRKVLETGCAALAARNRTEADLTALASILQSMFERLGDEAFSEQADIRFHQELAKATHNPVLLEMMDALSTKLHESMKDTRALWFYAERSTAERLQGEHQAIYDAIAAQQPTDASRLMEAHLSKVESVLLNKLV
- a CDS encoding DinB family protein, with protein sequence MSLNAIISYQETTKEIAMLKEKEEYKMLDPIKEGKWSIREIIGHLYYWDKFILEQHIPFMAQGANLIAFPDHDIHNNEGIQYISSFKSVVALIDEFVFTRSQLIEAIDSIKNDIRFTIGSGKRQFTLESYIRIFSEHDIHHLEQIRNKLSH
- a CDS encoding GH25 family lysozyme: MKRNKKWRNLIIGGLALLVLLGVLEYKGIIWHNAIFANAYEVKGLDVSHYQGEINWQQIKATGKYEFMFVKATEGKDYTDKRFAANWKGAREQRFLTGAYHFFTTMSTGAEQAAHFIKTVPYEPDSLPPVIDLEISLDHDQAKIHKELQVLADGMEAGYGKKPILYVTYDTYHTYIENVPAFAAYEIWIRDIVKHPTLQERGWQFWQYHNRGHVTGIDMYVDINVFKGSRDAFMRQFAASNFTNT